Proteins found in one Zea mays cultivar B73 chromosome 1, Zm-B73-REFERENCE-NAM-5.0, whole genome shotgun sequence genomic segment:
- the LOC103643327 gene encoding RNA-binding protein 25 isoform X1 gives MAAVVPPPDNLDPQPATPPAAAPSATLTPPPAATSTPPTPLTPGPAAPSPNPNLPPAPAPAPAPAPASTPPAAVAPPMPPAPISFAATFRPLGAPAPPPPYQVPQYVAVPANPGYPMQPPGVPVVMPPGAVRLPAMYGPPQPGVYMPQQGAAIPHPGMSRYPAPYPMIRPGFVPRPMPPPGVVPIQRPTIISGIRAIPPLVAPTARPPAPAVKLADKPPTAVYVGKIAPTVDSDFLLSLLRLCGSVKSWKRAQDPSNGKPKGFGFCEFESAEGILRATRLLNKLSIDGQELVININDATKEYLKKHVEGKKRAQEKEKETEDASGDGTTAVAENESSKPVPDELDETGDAGDKYREDNTDKFGIVTDEDSQTDKDVAEKISNMIEEWLKTRPPPPPSPVQPSADSSGVDKAKNDSDDKNAADADKRAANETERSETASPDKRKDREHDKDKRDKDLERHDRERERVRRDREKDHKHREADRLYRDRLKEWESREREREYQRYSEKEKERDRDHNRRREILKQEDESDDEDNRKRKRRSISSLEDRKRRRQREKEEDLADKIREEEEIAEARRLAVELQRQADEAAAAAAAAAEESASLMEIDGDDEKETDAQNKSAVVEADNISSFANGVGAGRLSKGNNGEETCMTPGQTADTKQNNNVPAKKLGFGLIGLGKRTSVPSVFAVEDDENNVDKSIRPLVPIDYSTEELQAVHANSSTGANVTAAAEFAKRISVSNSKEEKAEAEKDRNRRSSEARPNDERREKLHDREKDKPKSENKKILDAKQLIDMIPRTKEELFAYDINWAIYDKHELQERMRPWISKKIIEFLGEEESTLVDYIVSCTKDHVQAEKMLDLLQSIFDVEAEMFVLKMWRMLIFEIKKVESGLSGRAKS, from the exons ATGGCGGCCGTCGTGCCTCCGCCCGACAACCTGGACCCGCAGCCGGCTACTCCCCCAGCCGCCGCTCCTTCCGCCACGCTCACCCCGCCTCCCGCCGCCACCTCCACCCCACCAACCCCCTTGACGCCGGGCCCCGCGGCGCCTAGCCCAAACCCTAACCTAccccctgcccctgcccctgcccctgcccccGCCCCCGCTTCCACGCCTCCGGCGGCAGTCGCGCCACCGATGCCCCCAGCTCCGATCTCCTTCGCTGCTACCTTCCGTCCACTCGGTGCCCCAGCGCCACCGCCGCCGTACCAGGTCCCGCAGTACGTCGCGGTGCCGGCGAACCCGGGCTACCCGATGCAGCCGCCGGGCGTCCCCGTCGTTATGCCTCCGGGCGCCGTGCGGCTGCCGGCCATGTACGGGCCGCCCCAGCCGGGAGTATACATGCCGCAGCAGGGCGCTGCGATCCCCCATCCCG GAATGTCTCGTTATCCTGCACCGTATCCTATGATTCGTCCTGGTTTTGTTCCACGTCCAATGCCGCCGCCTGGTGTTGTGCCAATTCAACGACCAACAATAATTTCTGGGATCCGGGCTATTCCTCCTTTGGTAGCCCCAACTGCCCGGCCACCTGCTCCAGCTGTTAAGCTGGCAGATAAACCGCCAACCGCAGTTTATGTTGGGAAGATCGCCCCAACAGTGGACAGTGATTTCCTTCTTTCACTTCTTCGG CTTTGTGGATCTGTCAAGAGTTGGAAGCGTGCCCAAGATCCTAGTAATGGAAAACCTAAAGGTTTTGGGTTTTGTGAATTTGAATCTGCTGAAGGCATCCTTCGTGCGACACGGCTTCTCAACAAATTGAGCATTGATGGTCAGGAACTGGTG ATTAATATAAATGATGCCACCAAGGAATACCTGAAGAAACATGTTGAGGGAAAGAAGAGAGCACAAGAGAAGGAAAAAGAAACAGAAGATGCAAGCGGGGATGGAACTACAGCTGTTGCTGAAAATGAATCATCAAAACCTGTCCCTGATGAATTGGATGAGACAGGAGATGCTGGAGATAAGTACAGGGAAGACAACACTGATAAATTTGGGATTGTTACTGACGAAGACTCTCAAACTGACAAAGATGTCGCAGAAAAAATAAGCAATATGATTGAGGAGTGGTTAAAGACTAGACCGCCACCCCCACCTTCACCAGTTCAACCATCTGCTGATAGCTCTGGCGTAGATAAGGCAAAAAATG ATTCTGATGATAAGAATGCTGCTGATGCTGATAAAAGGGCAGCTAATGAAACTGAGAGATCTGAAACTGCCTCTCCTGATAAGAGGAAGGATAGAGAGCATGATAAGGACAAACGGGACAAAGATCTTGAAAGGCATGACCGTGAACGTGAAAGAGTACGGAGGGATAGAGAGAAGGATCATAAGCATAGAGAAGCTGATAGGCTCTACAGGGATCGCCTTAAGGAGTGGGAATCtagggaaagagagagagaataTCAGAGGTATAGTGAAAAGGAGAAAGAAAGAGATAGAGATCATAACCGCAGAAGGGAGATCCTGAAGCAGGAAGATGAGAGCGATGACGAGGATAATAGGAAAAGGAAACGAAGGAGTATTAGCTCACTTGAAGATAGGAAGAGGAGGAGGCAACGTGAAAAGGAGGAAGATTTGGCAGATAAAATAAGGGAGGAGGAGGAAATTGCAGAAGCAAGGAGGCTGGCTGTAGAGTTGCAACGGCAAGCAGATGAAGCAGCTGCGGCGGCGGCTGCAGCCGCCGAAGAGTCTGCATCACTTATGGAGATTGATGGTGATGACGAAAAGGAAACAGATGCACAAAACAAGTCGGCTGTTGTGGAAGCTGATAACATCTCGAGCTTTGCTAATGGTGTTGGTGCTG GTCGACTTAGTAAGGGAAATAATGGTGAGGAAACATGTATGACACCTGGTCAAACCGCAGATACTAAGCAAAACAACAATGTTCCAGCAAAGAAACTGGGTTTTGGTTTGATTGGCTTGGGCAAAAGGACATCTGTTCCATCAGTTTTTGCTGTAGAGGATGACGAAAATAATGTTGATAAAAGCATAAGACCTCTAGTACCTATCGATTACTCCACTGAAGAATTACAAGCTGTACATGCTAATTCTTCTACTGGGGCAAATGTCACAGCAGCTGCCGAGTTTGCCAAGCGCATCTCAGTTTCTAATTCAAAGGAAGAGAAGGCTGAAGCTGAGAAGGATAGGAATAGGAGATCCAGTGAAGCTCGTCCTAATGATGAGCGAAGAGAGAAGCTACATGATCGCGAGAAGGATAAGCCCAAGTCAGAGAACAAGAAGATTCTGGATGCAAAGCAACTAATTGATATGATCCCAAGGACAAAGGAAGAGCTTTTTGCCTATGATATAAACTGGGCGATATATGACAAG CATGAGTTGCAAGAGAGAATGAGGCCTTGGATTTCAAAAAAGATAATTGAATTTCTTGGCGAGGAGGAATCAACTTTGGTGGACTATATTGTTTCCTGCACCAAAGACCATGTTCAGGCTGAAAAGATGCTAGATCTTCTACAGTCGATTTTCGATGTTGAGGCCGAGATGTTTGTCCTCAAGATGTGGAGGATGCTTATATTTGAGATCAAGAAAGTCGAATCTGGACTATCAGGAAGAGCAAAGTCATGA
- the LOC103643327 gene encoding RNA-binding protein 25 isoform X2 encodes MWLHRCHLSLSAGMSRYPAPYPMIRPGFVPRPMPPPGVVPIQRPTIISGIRAIPPLVAPTARPPAPAVKLADKPPTAVYVGKIAPTVDSDFLLSLLRLCGSVKSWKRAQDPSNGKPKGFGFCEFESAEGILRATRLLNKLSIDGQELVININDATKEYLKKHVEGKKRAQEKEKETEDASGDGTTAVAENESSKPVPDELDETGDAGDKYREDNTDKFGIVTDEDSQTDKDVAEKISNMIEEWLKTRPPPPPSPVQPSADSSGVDKAKNDSDDKNAADADKRAANETERSETASPDKRKDREHDKDKRDKDLERHDRERERVRRDREKDHKHREADRLYRDRLKEWESREREREYQRYSEKEKERDRDHNRRREILKQEDESDDEDNRKRKRRSISSLEDRKRRRQREKEEDLADKIREEEEIAEARRLAVELQRQADEAAAAAAAAAEESASLMEIDGDDEKETDAQNKSAVVEADNISSFANGVGAGRLSKGNNGEETCMTPGQTADTKQNNNVPAKKLGFGLIGLGKRTSVPSVFAVEDDENNVDKSIRPLVPIDYSTEELQAVHANSSTGANVTAAAEFAKRISVSNSKEEKAEAEKDRNRRSSEARPNDERREKLHDREKDKPKSENKKILDAKQLIDMIPRTKEELFAYDINWAIYDKHELQERMRPWISKKIIEFLGEEESTLVDYIVSCTKDHVQAEKMLDLLQSIFDVEAEMFVLKMWRMLIFEIKKVESGLSGRAKS; translated from the exons ATGTGGTTGCATAGGTGTCATTTGTCTCTCTCTGCAGGAATGTCTCGTTATCCTGCACCGTATCCTATGATTCGTCCTGGTTTTGTTCCACGTCCAATGCCGCCGCCTGGTGTTGTGCCAATTCAACGACCAACAATAATTTCTGGGATCCGGGCTATTCCTCCTTTGGTAGCCCCAACTGCCCGGCCACCTGCTCCAGCTGTTAAGCTGGCAGATAAACCGCCAACCGCAGTTTATGTTGGGAAGATCGCCCCAACAGTGGACAGTGATTTCCTTCTTTCACTTCTTCGG CTTTGTGGATCTGTCAAGAGTTGGAAGCGTGCCCAAGATCCTAGTAATGGAAAACCTAAAGGTTTTGGGTTTTGTGAATTTGAATCTGCTGAAGGCATCCTTCGTGCGACACGGCTTCTCAACAAATTGAGCATTGATGGTCAGGAACTGGTG ATTAATATAAATGATGCCACCAAGGAATACCTGAAGAAACATGTTGAGGGAAAGAAGAGAGCACAAGAGAAGGAAAAAGAAACAGAAGATGCAAGCGGGGATGGAACTACAGCTGTTGCTGAAAATGAATCATCAAAACCTGTCCCTGATGAATTGGATGAGACAGGAGATGCTGGAGATAAGTACAGGGAAGACAACACTGATAAATTTGGGATTGTTACTGACGAAGACTCTCAAACTGACAAAGATGTCGCAGAAAAAATAAGCAATATGATTGAGGAGTGGTTAAAGACTAGACCGCCACCCCCACCTTCACCAGTTCAACCATCTGCTGATAGCTCTGGCGTAGATAAGGCAAAAAATG ATTCTGATGATAAGAATGCTGCTGATGCTGATAAAAGGGCAGCTAATGAAACTGAGAGATCTGAAACTGCCTCTCCTGATAAGAGGAAGGATAGAGAGCATGATAAGGACAAACGGGACAAAGATCTTGAAAGGCATGACCGTGAACGTGAAAGAGTACGGAGGGATAGAGAGAAGGATCATAAGCATAGAGAAGCTGATAGGCTCTACAGGGATCGCCTTAAGGAGTGGGAATCtagggaaagagagagagaataTCAGAGGTATAGTGAAAAGGAGAAAGAAAGAGATAGAGATCATAACCGCAGAAGGGAGATCCTGAAGCAGGAAGATGAGAGCGATGACGAGGATAATAGGAAAAGGAAACGAAGGAGTATTAGCTCACTTGAAGATAGGAAGAGGAGGAGGCAACGTGAAAAGGAGGAAGATTTGGCAGATAAAATAAGGGAGGAGGAGGAAATTGCAGAAGCAAGGAGGCTGGCTGTAGAGTTGCAACGGCAAGCAGATGAAGCAGCTGCGGCGGCGGCTGCAGCCGCCGAAGAGTCTGCATCACTTATGGAGATTGATGGTGATGACGAAAAGGAAACAGATGCACAAAACAAGTCGGCTGTTGTGGAAGCTGATAACATCTCGAGCTTTGCTAATGGTGTTGGTGCTG GTCGACTTAGTAAGGGAAATAATGGTGAGGAAACATGTATGACACCTGGTCAAACCGCAGATACTAAGCAAAACAACAATGTTCCAGCAAAGAAACTGGGTTTTGGTTTGATTGGCTTGGGCAAAAGGACATCTGTTCCATCAGTTTTTGCTGTAGAGGATGACGAAAATAATGTTGATAAAAGCATAAGACCTCTAGTACCTATCGATTACTCCACTGAAGAATTACAAGCTGTACATGCTAATTCTTCTACTGGGGCAAATGTCACAGCAGCTGCCGAGTTTGCCAAGCGCATCTCAGTTTCTAATTCAAAGGAAGAGAAGGCTGAAGCTGAGAAGGATAGGAATAGGAGATCCAGTGAAGCTCGTCCTAATGATGAGCGAAGAGAGAAGCTACATGATCGCGAGAAGGATAAGCCCAAGTCAGAGAACAAGAAGATTCTGGATGCAAAGCAACTAATTGATATGATCCCAAGGACAAAGGAAGAGCTTTTTGCCTATGATATAAACTGGGCGATATATGACAAG CATGAGTTGCAAGAGAGAATGAGGCCTTGGATTTCAAAAAAGATAATTGAATTTCTTGGCGAGGAGGAATCAACTTTGGTGGACTATATTGTTTCCTGCACCAAAGACCATGTTCAGGCTGAAAAGATGCTAGATCTTCTACAGTCGATTTTCGATGTTGAGGCCGAGATGTTTGTCCTCAAGATGTGGAGGATGCTTATATTTGAGATCAAGAAAGTCGAATCTGGACTATCAGGAAGAGCAAAGTCATGA
- the LOC103643327 gene encoding RNA-binding protein 25 isoform X3, with product MSRYPAPYPMIRPGFVPRPMPPPGVVPIQRPTIISGIRAIPPLVAPTARPPAPAVKLADKPPTAVYVGKIAPTVDSDFLLSLLRLCGSVKSWKRAQDPSNGKPKGFGFCEFESAEGILRATRLLNKLSIDGQELVININDATKEYLKKHVEGKKRAQEKEKETEDASGDGTTAVAENESSKPVPDELDETGDAGDKYREDNTDKFGIVTDEDSQTDKDVAEKISNMIEEWLKTRPPPPPSPVQPSADSSGVDKAKNDSDDKNAADADKRAANETERSETASPDKRKDREHDKDKRDKDLERHDRERERVRRDREKDHKHREADRLYRDRLKEWESREREREYQRYSEKEKERDRDHNRRREILKQEDESDDEDNRKRKRRSISSLEDRKRRRQREKEEDLADKIREEEEIAEARRLAVELQRQADEAAAAAAAAAEESASLMEIDGDDEKETDAQNKSAVVEADNISSFANGVGAGRLSKGNNGEETCMTPGQTADTKQNNNVPAKKLGFGLIGLGKRTSVPSVFAVEDDENNVDKSIRPLVPIDYSTEELQAVHANSSTGANVTAAAEFAKRISVSNSKEEKAEAEKDRNRRSSEARPNDERREKLHDREKDKPKSENKKILDAKQLIDMIPRTKEELFAYDINWAIYDKHELQERMRPWISKKIIEFLGEEESTLVDYIVSCTKDHVQAEKMLDLLQSIFDVEAEMFVLKMWRMLIFEIKKVESGLSGRAKS from the exons ATGTCTCGTTATCCTGCACCGTATCCTATGATTCGTCCTGGTTTTGTTCCACGTCCAATGCCGCCGCCTGGTGTTGTGCCAATTCAACGACCAACAATAATTTCTGGGATCCGGGCTATTCCTCCTTTGGTAGCCCCAACTGCCCGGCCACCTGCTCCAGCTGTTAAGCTGGCAGATAAACCGCCAACCGCAGTTTATGTTGGGAAGATCGCCCCAACAGTGGACAGTGATTTCCTTCTTTCACTTCTTCGG CTTTGTGGATCTGTCAAGAGTTGGAAGCGTGCCCAAGATCCTAGTAATGGAAAACCTAAAGGTTTTGGGTTTTGTGAATTTGAATCTGCTGAAGGCATCCTTCGTGCGACACGGCTTCTCAACAAATTGAGCATTGATGGTCAGGAACTGGTG ATTAATATAAATGATGCCACCAAGGAATACCTGAAGAAACATGTTGAGGGAAAGAAGAGAGCACAAGAGAAGGAAAAAGAAACAGAAGATGCAAGCGGGGATGGAACTACAGCTGTTGCTGAAAATGAATCATCAAAACCTGTCCCTGATGAATTGGATGAGACAGGAGATGCTGGAGATAAGTACAGGGAAGACAACACTGATAAATTTGGGATTGTTACTGACGAAGACTCTCAAACTGACAAAGATGTCGCAGAAAAAATAAGCAATATGATTGAGGAGTGGTTAAAGACTAGACCGCCACCCCCACCTTCACCAGTTCAACCATCTGCTGATAGCTCTGGCGTAGATAAGGCAAAAAATG ATTCTGATGATAAGAATGCTGCTGATGCTGATAAAAGGGCAGCTAATGAAACTGAGAGATCTGAAACTGCCTCTCCTGATAAGAGGAAGGATAGAGAGCATGATAAGGACAAACGGGACAAAGATCTTGAAAGGCATGACCGTGAACGTGAAAGAGTACGGAGGGATAGAGAGAAGGATCATAAGCATAGAGAAGCTGATAGGCTCTACAGGGATCGCCTTAAGGAGTGGGAATCtagggaaagagagagagaataTCAGAGGTATAGTGAAAAGGAGAAAGAAAGAGATAGAGATCATAACCGCAGAAGGGAGATCCTGAAGCAGGAAGATGAGAGCGATGACGAGGATAATAGGAAAAGGAAACGAAGGAGTATTAGCTCACTTGAAGATAGGAAGAGGAGGAGGCAACGTGAAAAGGAGGAAGATTTGGCAGATAAAATAAGGGAGGAGGAGGAAATTGCAGAAGCAAGGAGGCTGGCTGTAGAGTTGCAACGGCAAGCAGATGAAGCAGCTGCGGCGGCGGCTGCAGCCGCCGAAGAGTCTGCATCACTTATGGAGATTGATGGTGATGACGAAAAGGAAACAGATGCACAAAACAAGTCGGCTGTTGTGGAAGCTGATAACATCTCGAGCTTTGCTAATGGTGTTGGTGCTG GTCGACTTAGTAAGGGAAATAATGGTGAGGAAACATGTATGACACCTGGTCAAACCGCAGATACTAAGCAAAACAACAATGTTCCAGCAAAGAAACTGGGTTTTGGTTTGATTGGCTTGGGCAAAAGGACATCTGTTCCATCAGTTTTTGCTGTAGAGGATGACGAAAATAATGTTGATAAAAGCATAAGACCTCTAGTACCTATCGATTACTCCACTGAAGAATTACAAGCTGTACATGCTAATTCTTCTACTGGGGCAAATGTCACAGCAGCTGCCGAGTTTGCCAAGCGCATCTCAGTTTCTAATTCAAAGGAAGAGAAGGCTGAAGCTGAGAAGGATAGGAATAGGAGATCCAGTGAAGCTCGTCCTAATGATGAGCGAAGAGAGAAGCTACATGATCGCGAGAAGGATAAGCCCAAGTCAGAGAACAAGAAGATTCTGGATGCAAAGCAACTAATTGATATGATCCCAAGGACAAAGGAAGAGCTTTTTGCCTATGATATAAACTGGGCGATATATGACAAG CATGAGTTGCAAGAGAGAATGAGGCCTTGGATTTCAAAAAAGATAATTGAATTTCTTGGCGAGGAGGAATCAACTTTGGTGGACTATATTGTTTCCTGCACCAAAGACCATGTTCAGGCTGAAAAGATGCTAGATCTTCTACAGTCGATTTTCGATGTTGAGGCCGAGATGTTTGTCCTCAAGATGTGGAGGATGCTTATATTTGAGATCAAGAAAGTCGAATCTGGACTATCAGGAAGAGCAAAGTCATGA